The following are encoded in a window of Peromyscus eremicus chromosome 12, PerEre_H2_v1, whole genome shotgun sequence genomic DNA:
- the Poglut1 gene encoding protein O-glucosyltransferase 1, whose product MERRAGCRLGPWMLLLLLFPVQGRQKESGSKWKVFIDQINRALENYEPCSSQNCSCYHGVIEEDLTPFRGGISRKMMAEVVRRKLGTHYQIIKKRLYREDDCMFPSRCSGVEHFILEVIRRLPDMEMVINVRDYPQVPKWMEPTIPVFSFSKTSEYHDIMYPAWTFWEGGPAVWPLYPTGLGRWDLFREDLVRSAAQWPWEKKNSTAYFRGSRTSPERDPLILLSRKDPKLVDAEYTKNQAWKSMKDTLGKPAAKDVHLIDHCKYKYLFNFRGVAASFRFKHLFLCGSLVFHVGDEWVEFFYPQLKPWVHYIPVKTDLSNVQELLQFVKANDDIAQEIANRGSQFIKNHLQMDDITCYWENLLTEYSKFLSYNVTKRKDYFQIIPKLLKTEL is encoded by the exons ATGGAGCGGCGGGCGGGCTGTCGGCTTGGGCCATGGATGCTGTTACTGCTGCTGTTCCCGGTGCAGGGCCGCCAGAAGGAGTCAG GCTCAAAATGGAAAGTATTTATTGACCAAATTAACAGGGCTTTGGAGAATTATGAACCCTGTTCAAGTCAAAACTGCAGCTGCTATCACGG CGTCATAGAAGAGGACCTCACTCCTTTCCGAGGTGGGATCTCCAGGAAGATGATGGCCGAGGTAGTCAGACGGAAGCTAGGAACCCATTACCAGATCATTAAGAAGAGATTATACCGGGAAGATGACTGCATGTTTCCCTCCAG GTGTAGTGGTGTCGAACACTTTATTTTGGAAGTGATTCGGCGCCTCCCAGACATGGAAATGGTAATCAATGTACGGGACTATcctcaggttcctaagtggatgGAGCCTACCATCCCTGTCTTCTCCTTCAGTAAG ACATCGGAGTACCATGATATCATGTATCCTGCATGGACATTTTGGGAAGGGGGACCTGCTGTGTGGCCACTTTATCCTACAGGTCTTGGACGGTGGGACCTCTTCAGAGAAGATCTGGTAAG gtCAGCAGCACAGTGGCCatgggaaaagaaaaattctaCAGCATATTTTCGAGGATCAAG GACAAGCCCCGAAAGAGATCCTCTCATTCTTCTGTCTCGGAAAGATCCCAAACTGGTTGATGCAGAATACACCAAAAACCAGGCCTGGAAATCTATGAAA GATACCTTGGGGAAGCCAGCTGCTAAGGATGTTCATCTGATAGATCACTGCAAGTACAA gTATCTGTTTAATTTTCGAGGTGTAGCTGCAAGTTTCCGGTTCAAACATCTCTTCTTGTGCGGTTCGCTGGTCTTCCATGTTGGTGATGAGTGGGTAGAATTCTTCTACCCACAGCTAAAGCCATGGGTTCACTACATCCCAGTCAAAACAGACCTCTCCAATGTCCA GGAGCTGTTGCAGTTTGTAAAAGCAAATGATGATATTGCTCAGGAAATTGCTAACAG GGGAAGCCAGTTCATCAAAAACCATTTGCAGATGGATGACATCACCTGTTACTGGGAGAACCTCTTGACTGAATACTCCAAATTCCTGTCCTATAATGTAACAAAAAGGAAAGATTATTTTCAGATCATTCCCAAACTTTTGAAAACTGAACTGTAG